In a single window of the Antedon mediterranea chromosome 1, ecAntMedi1.1, whole genome shotgun sequence genome:
- the LOC140059373 gene encoding uncharacterized protein isoform X2: MRTHTEEMPYVCEHCEEKFKEKQDLAEHMRAHTAEMPYVCEHCQDKFKEKQDLAEHMRTHTEEMPYVCEHCEDTFKEKQDLAEHMRTHTAEMPYVCEHCGKKFKQKNRWTKHIRIHTGERPHVCEHCGKDFRLKSVLNQHIINLHTGEKPHVCEYCGMRFRLKSILSRHMGKHAEWRPHVCEYCGKKFKHKNRWTKHIRIHTGERPHVCEHCGKDFRLKSVLNQHISIHTGEMPYICEHCGKKFKHKNRWTKHIRIHTGERPHVCEHCGKDFRLKSVLNQHISIHTGEKPHVCEHCGMGFRLKSILSRHMEKHAEGRPHVCEYCGKKFKSKSTLIVHISIHTGERPYVCEYCGKHFKHKHRWTKHITIHTGERPHICEHCGKGCRLKSGLKRHMQIHTGERPYVCEHCGKKFSTGQNLKRHILIHTGETPFQCKFCDKKFNRMVLMKTHEMGHTGERPFQCEVCGNGFKEASKLKRHLKLHTDEKLNKCKYCEKEFKEYHSLKNHLEEIHNGQALFECSVCGKKCHSNTSLKLHSKTHTRESLTIECEHCGKASSEKSTNMLSHSITDCDESPINCQHCGKQFTEKSKKFTELLFFCEHCGRNFKQKTGLKAHLRIHTGELPFDCKYCGKKFRQSYAMYVHLRIHTGEKLYVCETCGKSFYTKGNLKRHCRIHTGEQPYECKQCGKKFSQRTALKVHLRVHTGETPYACEHCGRKFKDYKCFKKHLALHNTNMASHSSSTFSIINDKKISNEDELYTVGNDMKNCLPKVKETDESQEVEICLDSEQIQIIIYENFQLFETAMSEKEQNTNSLNKDTCILNSPIEGREIIGESEPRSNDDNTCMDDTSKTTEQYNTNSTATKFLKEEECEYDKNPANDRQLKMQTKISHEFEVQNEYQIQVCEQEELSLESHMRVQIEELPENIRNHTDEMPYVCEHCEDNFKEKQDLAEHMRTHTEEMPYVCEHCEDTFREKQDLAEHMWTHTEEMPYVCEEKFKEKQDLAEHMRAHTEEMAYVCEHCEDKFREKQDLAEHMRTHTAEMPYVCEHCEDKFRKKQDLAEHMRTHTEEMPYVCEHCEDKFREKQDLAKHMRTHTAEMPYVCEHCEDKFKEKQGLAEHMRTHTDEMPYVCEHCEDKFKEKQDLAEHMRTHTDEMPYVCEHCEEKFREKQDLAEHMRSHTAEMPYVCEHCGKKFKQKNRWTKHITIHTGEKPHICEHCGKDFRLKSFLNKHMKIHTGERPYVCEHCGQRFITSHNLKRHILIHTGETPYQCKFCDKKFNQLVVMKTHEMGHTGERPFQCEVCGNGFKEASKLKRHLKLRTDEKPNKYCDESPINCQHCGKQFTEKSKKFTESLFFCEHCGRKFKQKSGLKAHLRIHTGELPFDCKYCGKKFRQSSSMHEHLRIHTGEKPYVCETCGKQFYKKGNLQRHCRIHTGEQPYECKQCGKKFSQRTALKVHLRIHTGETPYACEHCGKKFKDFSSCKKHVLLHVKKLQI; this comes from the exons ATGAGGACACATACTGAAGAGATGCCTTATGTATGTGAACATTGTGAAGAaaagtttaaagaaaaacagGATTTAGCTGAACATATGAGGGCACACACTGCAGAGATGCCTTATGTATGTGAACATTGTCAGGACaagtttaaagaaaaacagGATTTAGCTGAACATATGAGGACACATACTGAAGAGATGCCTTATGTATGTGAACATTGTGAAGACACATTTAAAGAAAAACAGGATTTAGCTGAACATATGAGGACACACACTGCAGAGATGCCTTAtgtatgtgaacattgtggaaagaagtttaaacaaaaaaaccgTTGGACTAAACATATCAGAATACACACTGGTGAGAGGCCTCAtgtatgtgaacattgtggaaaagATTTTAGATTAAAATCTGTCTTGAATCAACATATTATTAACTTACACACTGGAGAGAAGCCGCATGTATGTGAATATTGTGGAATGAGATTTAGATTGAAATCAATTTTGAGTCGACATATGGGCAAACATGCTGAATGGAGGCCTCATGTATGTGAATATTGTGGAAAGAAGTTTAAACATAAAAACCGTTGGACTAAACATATCAGAATACACACTGGTGAGAGACCTCAtgtatgtgaacattgtggaaaagATTTTAGATTAAAATCTGTGTTGAATCAACATATTAGCATACACACTGGAGAGATGCCTTATatatgtgaacattgtggaaagaagtTTAAACATAAAAACCGTTGGACTAAACATATCAGAATACACACTGGTGAGAGGCCTCAtgtatgtgaacattgtggaaaagATTTTAGATTAAAATCTGTGTTGAATCAACATATAAGTATACACACTGGAGAGAAGCCGCAtgtatgtgaacattgtggaatgGGATTTAGATTAAAATCAATCTTGAGTCGACATATGGAAAAACATGCTGAAGGGAGGCCTCATGTATGTGAATATTGCGGAAAGAAGTTTAAATCAAAATCAACCTTGATTGTACACATTAGCATACATACTGGAGAGAGGCCTTATGTATGTGAATATTGTGGCAAGCACTTTAAACACAAACACCGTTGGACTAAACATATCACAATACACACTGGTGAGAGGCCTCATatatgtgaacattgtggaaaagGTTGTAGATTAAAATCGGGGTTGAAACGACATATGCAAATACACACTGGTGAGAGGCCTTATGTATGTGAACATTGCGGAAAAAAGTTTAGTACAGGTCAGAATTTAAAAAGACATATTTTGATACACACGGGAGAAACACCTTTTCAGTGTAAATTTTGTGATAAGAAATTTAATCGAATGGTTTTGATGAAGACTCATGAAATGGGACATACTGGAGAACGTCCTTTTCAATGTGAAGTTTGTGGAAACGGATTTAAAGAAGCAAGTAAattaaaaagacatttaaagTTGCATACAGATGAAAAGctaaacaaatgtaaatattgcGAAAAGGAATTTAAAGAATATCATAGTTTGAAGAATCATTTGGAGGAAATACACAATGGACAAGCTCTATTTGAATGCTCAGTTTGTGGAAAGAAATGTCATTCCAACACATCATTAAAATTGCATTCAAAAACCCATACTAGAGAGTCATTAACtattgaatgtgaacattgtggtaaggcTTCTTCTGAGAAAAGTACTAACATGCTGTCACACTCCATTACAGATTGTGATGAGTCACCAATTAATTGCCAACATTGTGGAAAGCAATTCACCGAGAAAAGTAAGAAATTTACAGAGTTACTCTTTTtttgtgaacattgtgggagaaatttcaaacaaaaaactggTCTAAAAGCACATTTAAGAATCCATACTGGAGAGTTGCCATTTGATTGTAaatattgtgggaagaaatttaggCAATCCTATGCTATGTATGTACATTTGAGGATTCACACTGGAGAAAAGCTATATGTTTGTGAAACATGTGGAAAAAGTTTTTACACCAAAGGCAATTTGAAAAGACATTGCAGGATACATACAGGAGAACAACCCTACGAATGCAAACaatgtggaaagaaatttagtCAACGTACTGCATTAAAAGTTCATTTGAGGGttcacacaggagagacaccctatgcatgtgaacattgtggaaggAAGTTTAAAGactataaatgttttaaaaagcaTTTAGCATTACACAATACAAATATGGCTAGTCATTCAAGTTCTACCTTTTCAATAA ttaATGACAAGAAGATTTCTAATGAAGATGAACTATATACAGTTGGTAATGATATGAAAAATTGTTTGCCAAAGGTAAAAGAAACAGACGAATCTCAGGAAGTTGAAATTTGTCTGGATTCAGAgcaaatacaaattataatttatgaaaaCTTTCAATTATTTGAAACAGCGATGAGTGAAAAAGAACAGAATACAAACAGCCTAAACAAAGATACCTGTATTTTGAATAGTCCAATAGAAGGCAGAGAAATCATTGGCGAAAGTGAGCCTAGAAGTAATGATGACAACACTTGCATGGATGACACTAGTAAAACAACTGAACAGTACAATACAAATTCAACAGCAACAAAATTCTTGAAAGAAGAAGAATGTGAATATGATAAAAATCCTGCTAATGATAGACAATTgaaaatgcaaacaaaaattTCACACGAATTCGAAGTACAAAATGAATATCAAATCCAGGTGTGTGAACAAGAGGAATTGAGTCTTGAATCCCACATGAGAGTACAGATAGAGGAATTACCTGAAAATATTAGGAACCATACTGACGAGATGCCTTATGTTTGTGAACATTGTGAGgacaattttaaagaaaaacaggATTTAGCTGAACATATGAGGACACATACTGAAGAGATGCCTTATGTATGTGAACATTGTGAGGACACATTTAGAGAGAAACAGGATTTAGCTGAACATATGTGGACACATACTGAAGAGATGCCTTATGTATGTGAAGAaaagtttaaagaaaaacagGATTTAGCTGAACATATGAGGGCACATACTGAAGAGATGGCTTATGTATGTGAACATTGTGAAGACAAGTTTAGAGAAAAACAGGATTTAGCTGAACATATGAGGACACACACTGCAGAGATGCCTTATGTATGTGAACATTGTGAAGACAAGTTTAGAAAAAAACAGGATTTAGCTGAACATATGAGGACACATACTGAAGAGATGCCTTATGTATGTGAACATTGTGAAGACAAGTTTAGAGAAAAACAGGATTTAGCTAAACATATGAGGACACACACTGCAGAGATGCCTTATGTATGTGAACATTGTGAAGACaagtttaaagaaaaacaagGTTTAGCTGAACATATGAGGACACATACTGACGAGATGCCTTATGTATGTGAACATTGTGAGGACaagtttaaagaaaaacagGATTTAGCTGAACATATGAGGACACATACTGACGAGATGCCTTATGTATGTGAACATTGTGAGGAAAAATTTAGAGAAAAACAGGATTTAGCTGAACATATGAGGTCACATACTGCAGAGATGCCTTAtgtatgtgaacattgtggaaagaagtttaaacaaaaaaaccgTTGGACTAAACATATTACAATACACACTGGAGAAAAGCCTCATatatgtgaacattgtggaaaggaTTTTAGATTAAAATCGTTCTTGAATAAACATATGAAAATACACACTGGAGAGAGGCCTTAtgtatgtgaacattgtggacagAGGTTTATTACAAGTCATAATTTAAAAAGACATATTTTgatacacacaggagaaacacctTATCAGTGTAAATTTTGTGATAAGAAATTTAATCAATTGGTTGTGATGAAGACTCATGAAATGGGACATACTGGAGAACGTCCTTTTCAATGTGAAGTTTGTGGAAACGGATTTAAAGAAGCAAGTAAattaaaaagacatttaaagTTGCGTACAGATGAAAAGccaaacaaat ATTGTGATGAGTCACCAATTAATTGCCAACATTGTGGAAAGCAATTCACAGAGAAAAGTAAGAAATTTACAGAGTCACTCTTTTtttgtgaacattgtgggagaaaattcaaacaaaaaagtGGTCTAAAAGCACATTTAAGAATCCATACTGGAGAGTTGCCATTTGATTGTAaatattgtgggaagaaatttaggCAATCCAGCAGTATGCATGAACATTTGAGGATTCACACTGGAGAAAAGCCATATGTTTGTGAAACATGTGgaaaacaattttacaaaaaagGCAATTTGCAAAGACATTGCAGGATACATACAGGAGAACAACCCTACGAATGCAAACaatgtggaaagaaatttagtCAACGTACTGCATTAAAAGTTCATTTGAGGAttcacacaggagagacaccctatgcatgtgaacattgtgggaaaaaATTCAAGGATTTTAGTAGTTGTAAAAAACATGTGTTATTGCATGTTAAAAAGCTCCAGATATAA
- the LOC140059373 gene encoding uncharacterized protein isoform X1 has product MRTHTEEMPYVCEHCEEKFKEKQDLAEHMRAHTAEMPYVCEHCQDKFKEKQDLAEHMRTHTEEMPYVCEHCEDTFKEKQDLAEHMRTHTAEMPYVCEHCGKKFKQKNRWTKHIRIHTGERPHVCEHCGKDFRLKSVLNQHIINLHTGEKPHVCEYCGMRFRLKSILSRHMGKHAEWRPHVCEYCGKKFKHKNRWTKHIRIHTGERPHVCEHCGKDFRLKSVLNQHISIHTGEMPYICEHCGKKFKHKNRWTKHIRIHTGERPHVCEHCGKDFRLKSVLNQHISIHTGEKPHVCEHCGMGFRLKSILSRHMEKHAEGRPHVCEYCGKKFKSKSTLIVHISIHTGERPYVCEYCGKHFKHKHRWTKHITIHTGERPHICEHCGKGCRLKSGLKRHMQIHTGERPYVCEHCGKKFSTGQNLKRHILIHTGETPFQCKFCDKKFNRMVLMKTHEMGHTGERPFQCEVCGNGFKEASKLKRHLKLHTDEKLNKCKYCEKEFKEYHSLKNHLEEIHNGQALFECSVCGKKCHSNTSLKLHSKTHTRESLTIECEHCGKASSEKSTNMLSHSITDCDESPINCQHCGKQFTEKSKKFTELLFFCEHCGRNFKQKTGLKAHLRIHTGELPFDCKYCGKKFRQSYAMYVHLRIHTGEKLYVCETCGKSFYTKGNLKRHCRIHTGEQPYECKQCGKKFSQRTALKVHLRVHTGETPYACEHCGRKFKDYKCFKKHLALHNTNMASHSSSTFSIINDKKISNEDELYTVGNDMKNCLPKVKETDESQEVEICLDSEQIQIIIYENFQLFETAMSEKEQNTNSLNKDTCILNSPIEGREIIGESEPRSNDDNTCMDDTSKTTEQYNTNSTATKFLKEEECEYDKNPANDRQLKMQTKISHEFEVQNEYQIQVCEQEELSLESHMRVQIEELPENIRNHTDEMPYVCEHCEDNFKEKQDLAEHMRTHTEEMPYVCEHCEDTFREKQDLAEHMWTHTEEMPYVCEEKFKEKQDLAEHMRAHTEEMAYVCEHCEDKFREKQDLAEHMRTHTAEMPYVCEHCEDKFRKKQDLAEHMRTHTEEMPYVCEHCEDKFREKQDLAKHMRTHTAEMPYVCEHCEDKFKEKQGLAEHMRTHTDEMPYVCEHCEDKFKEKQDLAEHMRTHTDEMPYVCEHCEEKFREKQDLAEHMRSHTAEMPYVCEHCGKKFKQKNRWTKHITIHTGEKPHICEHCGKDFRLKSFLNKHMKIHTGERPYVCEHCGQRFITSHNLKRHILIHTGETPYQCKFCDKKFNQLVVMKTHEMGHTGERPFQCEVCGNGFKEASKLKRHLKLRTDEKPNKCKYCEKEFKEYHSLKNHLEEIHTGQALFECSVCGKKCHSNTSLKLHLKTHTRESLTIECEHCGKASSEKSNMLSHSITDCDESPINCQHCGKQFTEKSKKFTESLFFCEHCGRKFKQKSGLKAHLRIHTGELPFDCKYCGKKFRQSSSMHEHLRIHTGEKPYVCETCGKQFYKKGNLQRHCRIHTGEQPYECKQCGKKFSQRTALKVHLRIHTGETPYACEHCGKKFKDFSSCKKHVLLHVKKLQI; this is encoded by the exons ATGAGGACACATACTGAAGAGATGCCTTATGTATGTGAACATTGTGAAGAaaagtttaaagaaaaacagGATTTAGCTGAACATATGAGGGCACACACTGCAGAGATGCCTTATGTATGTGAACATTGTCAGGACaagtttaaagaaaaacagGATTTAGCTGAACATATGAGGACACATACTGAAGAGATGCCTTATGTATGTGAACATTGTGAAGACACATTTAAAGAAAAACAGGATTTAGCTGAACATATGAGGACACACACTGCAGAGATGCCTTAtgtatgtgaacattgtggaaagaagtttaaacaaaaaaaccgTTGGACTAAACATATCAGAATACACACTGGTGAGAGGCCTCAtgtatgtgaacattgtggaaaagATTTTAGATTAAAATCTGTCTTGAATCAACATATTATTAACTTACACACTGGAGAGAAGCCGCATGTATGTGAATATTGTGGAATGAGATTTAGATTGAAATCAATTTTGAGTCGACATATGGGCAAACATGCTGAATGGAGGCCTCATGTATGTGAATATTGTGGAAAGAAGTTTAAACATAAAAACCGTTGGACTAAACATATCAGAATACACACTGGTGAGAGACCTCAtgtatgtgaacattgtggaaaagATTTTAGATTAAAATCTGTGTTGAATCAACATATTAGCATACACACTGGAGAGATGCCTTATatatgtgaacattgtggaaagaagtTTAAACATAAAAACCGTTGGACTAAACATATCAGAATACACACTGGTGAGAGGCCTCAtgtatgtgaacattgtggaaaagATTTTAGATTAAAATCTGTGTTGAATCAACATATAAGTATACACACTGGAGAGAAGCCGCAtgtatgtgaacattgtggaatgGGATTTAGATTAAAATCAATCTTGAGTCGACATATGGAAAAACATGCTGAAGGGAGGCCTCATGTATGTGAATATTGCGGAAAGAAGTTTAAATCAAAATCAACCTTGATTGTACACATTAGCATACATACTGGAGAGAGGCCTTATGTATGTGAATATTGTGGCAAGCACTTTAAACACAAACACCGTTGGACTAAACATATCACAATACACACTGGTGAGAGGCCTCATatatgtgaacattgtggaaaagGTTGTAGATTAAAATCGGGGTTGAAACGACATATGCAAATACACACTGGTGAGAGGCCTTATGTATGTGAACATTGCGGAAAAAAGTTTAGTACAGGTCAGAATTTAAAAAGACATATTTTGATACACACGGGAGAAACACCTTTTCAGTGTAAATTTTGTGATAAGAAATTTAATCGAATGGTTTTGATGAAGACTCATGAAATGGGACATACTGGAGAACGTCCTTTTCAATGTGAAGTTTGTGGAAACGGATTTAAAGAAGCAAGTAAattaaaaagacatttaaagTTGCATACAGATGAAAAGctaaacaaatgtaaatattgcGAAAAGGAATTTAAAGAATATCATAGTTTGAAGAATCATTTGGAGGAAATACACAATGGACAAGCTCTATTTGAATGCTCAGTTTGTGGAAAGAAATGTCATTCCAACACATCATTAAAATTGCATTCAAAAACCCATACTAGAGAGTCATTAACtattgaatgtgaacattgtggtaaggcTTCTTCTGAGAAAAGTACTAACATGCTGTCACACTCCATTACAGATTGTGATGAGTCACCAATTAATTGCCAACATTGTGGAAAGCAATTCACCGAGAAAAGTAAGAAATTTACAGAGTTACTCTTTTtttgtgaacattgtgggagaaatttcaaacaaaaaactggTCTAAAAGCACATTTAAGAATCCATACTGGAGAGTTGCCATTTGATTGTAaatattgtgggaagaaatttaggCAATCCTATGCTATGTATGTACATTTGAGGATTCACACTGGAGAAAAGCTATATGTTTGTGAAACATGTGGAAAAAGTTTTTACACCAAAGGCAATTTGAAAAGACATTGCAGGATACATACAGGAGAACAACCCTACGAATGCAAACaatgtggaaagaaatttagtCAACGTACTGCATTAAAAGTTCATTTGAGGGttcacacaggagagacaccctatgcatgtgaacattgtggaaggAAGTTTAAAGactataaatgttttaaaaagcaTTTAGCATTACACAATACAAATATGGCTAGTCATTCAAGTTCTACCTTTTCAATAA ttaATGACAAGAAGATTTCTAATGAAGATGAACTATATACAGTTGGTAATGATATGAAAAATTGTTTGCCAAAGGTAAAAGAAACAGACGAATCTCAGGAAGTTGAAATTTGTCTGGATTCAGAgcaaatacaaattataatttatgaaaaCTTTCAATTATTTGAAACAGCGATGAGTGAAAAAGAACAGAATACAAACAGCCTAAACAAAGATACCTGTATTTTGAATAGTCCAATAGAAGGCAGAGAAATCATTGGCGAAAGTGAGCCTAGAAGTAATGATGACAACACTTGCATGGATGACACTAGTAAAACAACTGAACAGTACAATACAAATTCAACAGCAACAAAATTCTTGAAAGAAGAAGAATGTGAATATGATAAAAATCCTGCTAATGATAGACAATTgaaaatgcaaacaaaaattTCACACGAATTCGAAGTACAAAATGAATATCAAATCCAGGTGTGTGAACAAGAGGAATTGAGTCTTGAATCCCACATGAGAGTACAGATAGAGGAATTACCTGAAAATATTAGGAACCATACTGACGAGATGCCTTATGTTTGTGAACATTGTGAGgacaattttaaagaaaaacaggATTTAGCTGAACATATGAGGACACATACTGAAGAGATGCCTTATGTATGTGAACATTGTGAGGACACATTTAGAGAGAAACAGGATTTAGCTGAACATATGTGGACACATACTGAAGAGATGCCTTATGTATGTGAAGAaaagtttaaagaaaaacagGATTTAGCTGAACATATGAGGGCACATACTGAAGAGATGGCTTATGTATGTGAACATTGTGAAGACAAGTTTAGAGAAAAACAGGATTTAGCTGAACATATGAGGACACACACTGCAGAGATGCCTTATGTATGTGAACATTGTGAAGACAAGTTTAGAAAAAAACAGGATTTAGCTGAACATATGAGGACACATACTGAAGAGATGCCTTATGTATGTGAACATTGTGAAGACAAGTTTAGAGAAAAACAGGATTTAGCTAAACATATGAGGACACACACTGCAGAGATGCCTTATGTATGTGAACATTGTGAAGACaagtttaaagaaaaacaagGTTTAGCTGAACATATGAGGACACATACTGACGAGATGCCTTATGTATGTGAACATTGTGAGGACaagtttaaagaaaaacagGATTTAGCTGAACATATGAGGACACATACTGACGAGATGCCTTATGTATGTGAACATTGTGAGGAAAAATTTAGAGAAAAACAGGATTTAGCTGAACATATGAGGTCACATACTGCAGAGATGCCTTAtgtatgtgaacattgtggaaagaagtttaaacaaaaaaaccgTTGGACTAAACATATTACAATACACACTGGAGAAAAGCCTCATatatgtgaacattgtggaaaggaTTTTAGATTAAAATCGTTCTTGAATAAACATATGAAAATACACACTGGAGAGAGGCCTTAtgtatgtgaacattgtggacagAGGTTTATTACAAGTCATAATTTAAAAAGACATATTTTgatacacacaggagaaacacctTATCAGTGTAAATTTTGTGATAAGAAATTTAATCAATTGGTTGTGATGAAGACTCATGAAATGGGACATACTGGAGAACGTCCTTTTCAATGTGAAGTTTGTGGAAACGGATTTAAAGAAGCAAGTAAattaaaaagacatttaaagTTGCGTACAGATGAAAAGccaaacaaatgtaaatattgtgAAAAGGAATTTAAAGAATATCATAGTTTGAAGAATCATTTGGAGGAAATACACACTGGACAAGCTCTATTTGAATGCTCAGTTTGTGGAAAGAAATGTCATTCCAACACATCATTAAAATTGCATTTAAAAACCCATACTAGAGAGTCATTAACtattgaatgtgaacattgtggtaaggcTTCTTCTGAGAAAAGTAACATGCTGTCACACTCCATTACAGATTGTGATGAGTCACCAATTAATTGCCAACATTGTGGAAAGCAATTCACAGAGAAAAGTAAGAAATTTACAGAGTCACTCTTTTtttgtgaacattgtgggagaaaattcaaacaaaaaagtGGTCTAAAAGCACATTTAAGAATCCATACTGGAGAGTTGCCATTTGATTGTAaatattgtgggaagaaatttaggCAATCCAGCAGTATGCATGAACATTTGAGGATTCACACTGGAGAAAAGCCATATGTTTGTGAAACATGTGgaaaacaattttacaaaaaagGCAATTTGCAAAGACATTGCAGGATACATACAGGAGAACAACCCTACGAATGCAAACaatgtggaaagaaatttagtCAACGTACTGCATTAAAAGTTCATTTGAGGAttcacacaggagagacaccctatgcatgtgaacattgtgggaaaaaATTCAAGGATTTTAGTAGTTGTAAAAAACATGTGTTATTGCATGTTAAAAAGCTCCAGATATAA